Proteins encoded in a region of the Myxococcales bacterium genome:
- a CDS encoding tetratricopeptide repeat protein, protein MKTFAKLAVPVVLILATASGCSRNNIEAVNLANEGDKSKSVNIEEAISKYEQATNLDPTNHRILWKLALAYTKKEAWDKVASTCKRAEAVAPTFANYYFQRGMAQARMAVKGPATWAEAKEPLEQAISKDPNLADAHFELGEVLLHLDDEQGALRSYSKAIETKPDVLSFYIPLADLYIRLGYLDQAEQVVKEGLSFGKEGDKGLFGLHSLAGQIREMKGDISGSVPEYEAAKKACGQCSSGGEQIAFFNLGAAYATVKPPRKSEAIQQLQSFNKIVCKGAAAARYADQCSQSQQLATKLGGQLQ, encoded by the coding sequence ATGAAGACGTTCGCAAAGCTCGCCGTTCCGGTCGTACTGATCCTCGCCACCGCGTCGGGGTGCAGCCGGAACAACATCGAAGCTGTCAACCTCGCGAATGAGGGGGACAAGTCGAAGTCGGTCAACATCGAAGAGGCGATCTCGAAGTACGAGCAGGCCACGAACCTCGATCCCACGAACCACCGCATTCTCTGGAAGCTCGCGCTCGCGTACACGAAGAAGGAGGCCTGGGACAAGGTCGCCTCCACGTGCAAGCGCGCGGAGGCCGTCGCGCCGACGTTCGCGAACTACTACTTCCAGCGTGGCATGGCGCAGGCGCGCATGGCCGTGAAGGGCCCCGCGACTTGGGCCGAGGCGAAGGAGCCGCTCGAGCAGGCGATCTCGAAGGACCCGAACCTTGCGGACGCGCACTTCGAGCTCGGCGAGGTGCTGCTCCACTTGGACGACGAGCAGGGCGCGCTGCGCTCGTACTCGAAGGCCATCGAGACGAAGCCCGATGTCCTCTCGTTCTACATCCCGCTCGCGGATCTGTACATTCGCCTCGGGTACCTCGATCAGGCCGAGCAGGTCGTCAAGGAGGGCCTCTCGTTCGGCAAGGAGGGCGACAAGGGGCTCTTCGGGCTGCACAGCCTCGCCGGTCAGATCAGGGAAATGAAGGGCGACATCAGCGGCTCGGTGCCCGAGTACGAGGCCGCCAAGAAGGCGTGCGGGCAGTGCAGCTCGGGCGGCGAGCAGATCGCCTTCTTCAACCTCGGCGCCGCGTACGCCACCGTGAAGCCGCCGCGAAAGAGCGAGGCGATTCAGCAGCTCCAGTCGTTCAACAAGATCGTTTGCAAGGGCGCCGCAGCCGCGCGCTACGCCGACCAGTGCTCGCAGAGCCAGCAGCTCGCGACCAAGCTCGGCGGTCAGCTGCAGTAG